A single Oncorhynchus clarkii lewisi isolate Uvic-CL-2024 unplaced genomic scaffold, UVic_Ocla_1.0 unplaced_contig_11350_pilon_pilon, whole genome shotgun sequence DNA region contains:
- the LOC139397795 gene encoding transmembrane emp24 domain-containing protein 1-like, translated as MGSMFDLSVAVRLYLLSCFVVSVDFTLGFGQSQDTEFTFQLPAGRTECFYQTATKNGSLEVEYQVIAGAGLDVGFTLISPSGYKLASEFRTSDGIHTVEPTEDGDYRLCFDNSFSKLSEKMVFFEVIVEGQPGDTWGDEEWADMAEPESMVEYKLEDIRETMDSVHRHLERSRQLQTMLRAFEARDRYLLEDNLWRVSFWSSMSLLVILTVAVTQVYTLRRLFDDKRVCKP; from the exons ATGGGTTCCATGTTTGATCTGAGCGTTGCTGTAAGACTCTATTTGCTGTCTTGTTTCGTTGTATCTGTGGACTTCACTTTAGGCTTTGGACAAAGCCAAGATACTGAATTCACGTTTCAACTCCCTGCAGGTAGAACAGAATGTTTCTACCAAACAGCTACGAAGAACGGAAGCCTGGAAGTAGAATACCAG GTGATTGCAGGTGCAGGCCTGGATGTGGGCTTCACCCTGATCTCCCCCAGCGGATACAAGCTGGCCTCTGAGTTCAGGACATCTGACGGCATCCACAC GGTGGAGCCTACAGAGGATGGAGACTACCGGCTGTGTTTTGACAACAGCTTCAGTAAGCTTTCTGAGAAGATGGTGTTCTTCGAGGTGATTGTAGAGGGCCAGCCTGGGGACACCTGGGGCGATGAAGAGTGGGCTGACATGGCCGAGCCAGAGAGTATGGTGGAGTACAAACTGGAAGACATCAGG GAGACCATGGACTCAGTGCACAGGCACCTGGAGCGGAGCCGGCAGCTTCAGACCATGCTGAGGGCCTTCGAGGCCCGGGACCGCTATCTACTGGAGGACAATCTGTGGAGGGTCTCGTTCTGGTCCTCCATGAGCCTCCTGGTCATCCTGACCGTGGCCGTCACACAGGTCTACACCCTCCGACGCCTCTTCGACGACAAGAGGGTCTGCAAACCCTAG
- the LOC139397797 gene encoding tumor necrosis factor ligand superfamily member 14-like, giving the protein MAEGGVPYPSVFMVDSHAAYPPLPPKPRPPGRGGVAQSLLFLLVGLALCGLAIEACFIYHLYSKQGSAESGSASMSIQDHEEFPKEVPPTSRPNPIVLPSKPVAHLTAGPQAPHGDGVMVWNMQAEPILHEMEYKDGKLVIQKEGYYYVYSKIFFSEVDVAFTHSVCRTTPRYLGKDIELLKSRRYYPKFGKMMSTSNSYLGGVFHLFEDDSIFVKVKNVTQVRIQHSTENVFGIYMI; this is encoded by the exons ATGGCTGAGGGTGGTGTCCCGTACCCCTCCGTGTTCATGGTGGATAGCCATGCAGCCTACCCACCGCTGCCCCCCAAACCGAGACCTCCTGGTCGGGGTGGTGTGGCCCAAAGCCTGCTGTTCTTGCTGGTTGGTCTGGCTTTGTGTGGCTTGGCCATAGAGGCCTGCTTCATCTACCACCTCTACTCCAAACAGGGATCT GCAGAGTCAGGGTCAGCTAGTATGAGTATCCAAG ACCATGAGGAATTTCCGAAGGAGGTTCCCCCAACTTCAAGACCAAACCCTATTGTGTTGCCTTCAAAACCTGTTGCACATCTGACAG CTGGACCTCAAGCACCCCATGGAGATGGAGTCATGGTATGGAACATGCAGGCAGAACCAATCCTCCATGAAATGGAGTACAAAGATGGGAAGCTTGTCATCCAGAAGGAAGGCTACTACTACGTCTACTCTAAGATCTTCTTCAGTGAGGTCGATGTTGCGTTCACACACTCGGTCTGCAGAACTACTCCACGGTACCTTGGGAAGGACATTGAACTCCTTAAGTCCAGGAGATATTACCCCAAGTTTGGGAAAATGATGTCCACATCAAACAGCTACCTGGGAGGGGTGTTCCACCTCTTTGAAGATGACTCCATCTTTGTCAAAGTGAAAAATGTCACTCAAGTTCGGATACAACATTCCACAGAGAACGTGTTTGGTATCTATATGATATAA